acatacatacatacatacatacatacataatgtGGATGTTGACTTGCTCTCCGCTCCTCTGTGACTGCAGATAGATGAGGCCAATGCGTTTGGTAACACTGCTCTGCACTTGGCCTGTTTCAACGGTCAGGATGCTGTGGTCAGTGAACTGATAGACTACGGAGCTAACGTCAGCCAGCCCAACAACAAGGGTTTCACCCCCCTACACTTCGCTGCAGCCTCCACCCACGGAGCTCTCTGTCTAGAGTTCCTGGTCAACAACGGGGCTGACGTCAACGTCCAGGTGAGGATAGACGCTGTTTCTATCTTGGAGAATGGATGGTCTGACTAGCTCGGTTTCTGTCAATTTGTGGAAAGATCCCCAAAAATATGGGGATTTTACCAGCAGCggtgtgtttccatcaaactggcttcttgtagtgcacataaaaagcaCTTTGTCGTGTAACTGTTCATTGACCAAATAGAAACACATAAAACTTCTGCTTTTTATCAGACTTTTTAACTCTTATCAATGGTTATAACTCTTATCAATGGTTATAACTCTTATCAATGGTTAGTACTCTTATCAATGGTTAGTACTCTTATCAATGGTTAGTACTCTTATCAATGGTTAGTACTCTTATCAATGGTTAGTACTCTTATCAATGGTTAGTACTCTTATCAATGGTTAGTACTCTTATCAATGGTTAGTACTCTTATCAATGGTTAGTACTCTTATCAATGGTTAGTACTCTTATCAATGGTTAGTACTCTTATCAATGGTTAGTACTCTTATCAATGGTTAGTACTCTTATCAATGGTTAGTACTCTTATCAATGGTTAGTACTCTTATCAATGGTTTTGGCACAAAAAGTCTGCGATAAACAGCAAATGTGGCCACAGGTCTTGTCACATGCGCTCCAGCCAACAGCTGGTAGATACAGTGCAGAgtgtacatgatgagattatgtaGAAGAGCAggatcatttttatttgtcaaacggcagccaagcaccgatcatcatgtcaccaaaataagaccctcaatatttattggaaagcagcatcaagctcatcactgtgtactttcaccaccctgtgaagttcatcataacaaATTTAATGTGTAGCTTAATAAAGTGTGCATGCTTTTCCAAGTCGTAGCAGGAGGACCAGACAATATAGCATTGTGTCGGCAAATTTACTGCGTCATGGTTATTCTATCAACTGCCATTTGTCGGGTGATGGTTACtgactgtctctggatctgtcttTCTGTGACTGACTCTCCTGTTAGTCTTTATTTCAGTCTATTCCACTGCTGGTATCACTCTCATATTTTTTCTCTCAGAGTCGGGATGGGAAGAGCCCCCTCCACATGACAGCGGTCCACGGCCGCTTCACTCGCTCCCAGACACTCATCCAGAATGGTaagacctgagtgtgtgtgtttgagttcaGTAGTATTATTGTAAGTATCCTTATTAACCAAACTGTGCTGTCTATACTGTAGGTGGGGAGATTGACAGTGTGGACAAGGATGGAAACACTCCTCTTCACATCGCTGCTCGCTATGGTCACGAGCTCCTCATTAACACACTCATCACCAGCGGAGCCGACtgcacaaggtgtgtgtgtgtgtgtgtgtgtgtgtgtgtgtgtgtgtgtgtgtgtgtgtgtgtgtgtgtgtgtgtgtgtgtgtgtgtgtgtgtgtgtgtgtgtgtgtgtgtgtgtgtgtgtgtgtgtggaatggatGCTTGGATCCCTTTTCTTTCACTTGTTTTGGTGTAATATATAGAGGTACAGCGTGTATTTATAGTAaagactttctctctgtctcgcgctctctgtttcgcgctctctctctttctctgtctctctttctctgtctctctctctctttctgcagaCGAGGAGTCCATGGTATGTTTCCTCTGCACCTGGCTGCTATGAACGCCCACTCAGACTGCTGCCGGAAGCTGCTCTCCTCAGGTAACCTACCAGCACCGGCACAAAGCCATTGGCTGTGTGTACCCTGTTTTACCCTCTTCCTTGGACGAAGAACAGGAATGTCTTACTGCTGCTTTCCAGTCCTGAATTCCTCTACAGGGGGAACTATTCAGCCTGGGTCAGATTGGAGTCACATTGTTCCTCTAACAGCAATACAAGGCAATGGGCATACAAACACAGGCAGGCATTGGGCCAGCATACAGAGATGGTCTGATCAGGCATTGGGCCAGCATACAGAGATGGTTTGATCAGGCATTGGGCCAGCATACAGAGATGGTTTGATCAGGCATTGGGCCAGCATACAGAGATGGTTTGATCAGGCATTGGGCCAGCATACAGAGATGGTTTGATTAGGCATTGGGCCAGCATACAGAGATGGTTTGATCAGGCATTGGGCCAGCATACAGAGATGGTTTGATCAGGCATTGGGCCAGCATGCAGAGATGGTTTGATCAGGCATTGGGCCAGCATACAGAGATGGTCTGATCAGGCATTGGGCCAGCATACAGAGATGGTTTGATCAGGCATTGGGCCAGCATACAGAGATGGTCTGATCAGGCATTGGGCCAGCATACAGAGATGGTCTGATCAGGCATTGGGCCAGCATACAGAGATGGTCTGATCAGGCATTGGGCCAGCATGCAGAGATGGTCTGATTAGGCATTGGGCCAGCATGCAGAGATGGTCTGATCAGACATTGGGCCAGCATACAGAGATGGTCTGATCAGGCATTGGGCCAGCATGCAGAGATGGTCTGATCAGGCATTTCTAGCGGTTTCTCTCCTTGCAGACAAGAATTTGGCTAAGCCAGTGCTCCTCTTGAAATAAGAGACCTGATTGTTTGATAGATACTGGCAAACTTCTATCTAGAGACAATTTTGGCTCCAGTCTGGAAGTCTCAGGCTCTGTTTGAAAGGAGCTGTGCAGTTTCACTTGACTGTGGGGTCAGACTCATACGGGCTCTGAGGCCTCTACTGTAGGAAAACAACAAAGGAAGGCCTTTGATGTTGAGTGATTTACATGAGCTGGAGCACTCTGTGCAGCTGCACAGTTTTATTTGGGCTGAGGAGACAGCCGGCTTGAACCGCAGGGTTAGAGGGTGGTTTAAGGGCAATATTCATAGCCTTCAGTATCCATAGCTGTTAACCCTCCTCCCCCTTAATTGACTAGAATGGTTTGACCCAGCATACTCAGATTCTAGGCAGGACCAAAGTGTGACAGCGTGATGGGGATGCAAATAGAACTCTGCACGAACACTCCTTAACTTATAGCATGCTTCCCCTGCCTacagtctttctctctttctctgttttgtGTGCTTTCAGACTATAAGTACGTGTAGAAGTAAGAGTATTAGACTATATCTTAGCATGTGTGTTTTCTAGCCTGCCTGTCTCTCACCTTACCTCACCTTGTAATTCTGTGTGTTTTCCTGCGTTAACAGCcgtctctttctccacctccctGTCCCTTGTGTCTCTCCCACtttcttcctctgtctgtcttcccTGCTATGTGGCTGTatgttgcctctctctctgcctacatCACCCCCTGTAGGAAGGAGGTATAGCATAATGTGTCCCCTCAGTAACGACCCCTCATCCTCGGCCCTGTCTGCAGGCTTCCAGATCCACACCCCAGATGCACTGGGGAGGACCTGTCTACACGCTGCCGCCGCCGGAGGgtgagtctctctgtgtgtgtgtgtgtgtgtgtgtgtgtgtgtgtgtgtgtgtgtgtgtgtgtgtgtgtctaagagaAATACCTGCACACTATAGTGTAAGCTCctgtacattattttaacatttctgtcAGAAGGGCTTCATcaggtgtctgtttgtgtgtctgtacatTTTGCTTCATGTCACTGTACTCTTCAAAACAGAATTTGTCATGATTGTAAAatgtcttctcctcttcctctgtctcgtTCTGCAGTAATGTGGAGTGTGTGAAATTGCTTCTGAGCAGCGGTGGGGACCATAACCGGAGGGACAAGTGTGGCAGGTGAGTTCTCTTAGAGGGCAGGTAGAAGGGTGGGGAAGGTctgaatcaaatgtatttatatagcccttcttacatcagctgatatctcaaagtgctgtacagaaacccagcctaaaaccccaaacagcaagcaatgcaggtgtagaagcacggtggctaggaaaaactccctagaaaggccaaaacctaggaagaaacctagagaggaaccaggctatgaggggtggccagtcctcttctggctgtgccgggtggagattataacagaacatggccaagatgttcaaatgttcatagatgaccagcatggtcaaataataataatcacagtagttgtcgagggtgcaacaggtcagcacctcaggagtaaatgtcagttggtcaatgagagtatctctaccgctcctgctgtctctagagagttgaaaacagcaggtctgggacaggtagcacgtccggtgaactggtcagggttccatagccgcaggcagaacagttgaaactggagcagcagcacggccaggtgaactgggggaCAGCAAGcggtcatcatgccaggtagtcctgaggcatggtcctagggctcaggtcctccgagaaagaaagagagaaagagagagcaattcACACagcacaccggataagacaggagaaatactccagatataacagactgaccctagccccccgacacaaactactgcagcataaatactggagactgagacaggaggggtcaggagacactgtggccccatccgatgaagtAGGGGCAGGTGAACAGGGCTTTAGTGGGGACAGTGAATTGGTGTGTATGGATGACAGTTGTTGAAAGCTGGTTCTTACTGAGGTGAGGACCCTGCTGAAAGGAGATCATGGAGAACAGAGCTTAGAGTGGGGGCTGCATTCGTTTGTGGTCTTTTTCTGTCAGTTCCTCTCTCCAGTTCCTGtgcaggtgtgtttgtgtggtcacAGCCATTTCCCCTCAGTCCTCTGACTCAACACTTTAGTTAACTCTCTTCAACCTTTTTAGATCTTTAAAGTGTGACTCAAATCAATGTGCAGGCATATAACACTGtccttctgtgtgtgtctggccatctctctgtgtgtgtgtctctctctacaggACCCCTCTCCACTATGCGGCTGCCAGTCGTCACTATCAGTGCCTGGAGACGCTGGTGTCGTGTGGGACCTGCATTAATGCCACTGACCAGTGGGGGCGCTCTGCCCTGCACTACGCAGCTGCCTCTGACCTGGACAGGAGGTGACGCTCACTGACCAGACTTAGTGACCAATCCTAACTTCCGCATTAGAGTTAAATTCCCATTTACAGCAATGCATGACTAAATGAACATTTGCCTTACATGCACACCTCACCTGCCACGATGCGCgcacgagcgttgcaaaataaatgtacacttaCTTGTTACTCAATAATTTCACCCACACCGCTCGCTCATGTgaacgagcgtctgcgtagccaAGTGCTAAATAGAACATGGTTCTAATTGAGACGCTCGATGCGCTGAAAGTCCCCTCATTGGTTATCAGGAAGATACAAACCCACGTGGATGCTTGAAAGACCAACGAGGAGAGATTCATTAAAGATGACTAACTAAAAACGAACTAGGTGTCTGTACGTACTAGGGATGGGCACAGTTATTCGAATATCCTAACGAACGTTAGTATTCGATCACGTGTGATTATACATTTTAATTTTTATAGTTAGCGCTCTAAACAGCCTACAGTTCTGAGGACGCACAAagtaattgttttattttcaaGTACATTTTCTCTCGTGTTGCGCTTTACATGAAAAGGCATCCCGTGCGTTTCACCCTCCAGTCAGCCCTGACAACGGTAGCCTATTGTATTTCTCCCACTTCAAATAGCCTAGTGATAACAGGCACGCATCTAACGGAGATTCCACAATACCTGACACAGATCAATGCAGAACGGTTTTCAAACGGACGCTATCACGGTGAACATCAGACATCTCTGTCACTGTTGCTGACTGTTAGCTAAAAACTACCAGAGAATACCAGAGAATACCAGTCCAACAACTATCTGGATATCCAAAGAAATGTCATGATATTATTCGAATAGTGAAGTCATTTCAAATGTCCATCCCAAGTCTGCAGCATCGTCTGTCCagtgttcacacccctgagtAGTCTAATACCAGGACATTCAGACTAGCACAGCTGTAAATGCTAGATGACCCTGAATACCATCCCTGAGTAGTCTAATACCAGGACATTCAGACTAGCACAGCTGTAAACGCTAGATGATCCTGAATACCATCCCTGAGTAGTCTAATACCAGGACATTCAGACTAGCACAGCTGTAAACGCTAGATGATCCTGAATACCACCCCTGAGTAGTCTAATACCAGGACATTCAGACTAGCACAGCTGTAAACGCTAGATGACCCTGAATACCATCCCTGAGTAGTCTAATACCAGGACATTCAGACTAGCACAGCTGTAAACGCTAGATGACCCTGAATACCACCCCTGAGTAGTCTAATACCAGGACATTCAGACTAGCACAGCTGTAAACGCTAGATGATCCTGAATACCATCCCTGAGTAGTCTAATACCAGGACATTCAGACTAGCACAGCTGTAAACGCTAGATGATCCTGAATACCATCCCTGAGTAGTCTAATACCAGGACATTCAGACTAGCACAGCTGTAAACGCTAGATGATCCTGAATACCATCCCTGAGTAGTCTAATACCAGGACATTCAGACTAGCACAGCTGTAAACGCTAGATGATCCTGAATACCATCCCTGAGTAGTCTAATACCAGGACATTCAGACTAGCACAGCTGTAAACGCTAGATGATCCTGAATACCATCCCTGAGTGGTCTAATACCAGGACATTCAGACTAGCACAGCTGTAAACGCTAGATGATCCTGAATACCATCCCTGAGTAGTCTAATACCAGGACATTCAGACTAGCACAGCTGTAAACGCTAGATGATCCTGAATACCACCCCTGAGTAGTCTAATACCAGGACATTCAGACTAGCACAGCTGTAAACGCTAGATGATCCTGAATACCACCCCTGAGTAGTCTAATACCAGGACATTCAGACTAGCACAGCTGTAAACGCTAGATGATCCTGAATACCACCCCTGAATAACAGATGGAGGGTCCCTCTAAACCCCACTCTTCCCAGAGGTTTTATTTTTGCATAAGCTATTGTCAGAATTGTTTAAATATTGAGAATGTCTTAATATttttctgctgtgtgtgtcttgtgaagGCGACGTCAGGCTCTGGAGCCAGAGAGCGAAGGGGTCCAggcagagaaggagaaggaggctgCACTGTGAGTATGCTATTTTATTTCTAGGAGTATTACTCAGGTAGTCAGTCAGCACAGACTATGGCTCAGTGAAAACCATGCCTATGGTTCTAAATGTTTGAGAAcgactctcgctctcactctcactcactcactcactcactcactcactcactcactcactcactcactcactcactcactcactcactcactcactcactcactcactcactcactcactcactcactcactcactcactcactctgtgtACACAGACCAGTTCAGACAGACAATACCTTCTGTCATTGTCTCTCAGCTTGTTTGAATAGCTTTTGCATATGTCTGTTGAacgtctgactctctctctctctctctctctctctctctctctctctctctctctctctctctctctctctctctctctctctctctctctctctctctctctctctctctctctctctcccgcataTCACCTCCCAGTCTGAGGCTTTGTTAACTTTTGAAGTAACCTTTCATTGTAGTGTTTGCGTCTGACGATATCGTGTCTTTTTGTACTAGATGTCTGGAGTTCCTGTTGCAAAGTGGTGCTACTGCGTCTCTGAAAGATAAGCAGGGTTACAGTCCTGTCCACTATGCTGCAGCCTATGGCCACAGACACTGTCTGGAGCTGGTGAGTACACACACGCACTTCTGAAAAATCATCTGCGCAAGTACAGCCACACATGAAGAAAAtctatttttttggggggttataTAATCCAGAGATGGCTCTTGTCATTGGCCCCATCTGCTAGTTAATGGAATCTGTGTGTAGAGCTTCAACTACAGTTTCACAAGATATCGCCAATACACACAGCTCACAAATACCACTTACCGAATTCAAATGATTTGATGTGAACTGTGTAGTCTGTGGTTGTGGTTTCAGCTGTTGGACCGAGACGAGAGTCACCAGGAGGACCCAGAATCTCTGAGTGCCAGGAGCCCCCTGCACCTCGCTGTGAGTCATTATCATACGCAGGCATACATTATCACATATCCACTCTAGCCATGCATTAAAATGGGGGGTGAAGAGGGTTTTCTTCCTGATCTTTTGACCTGAGCAGGAGAAAGACTAGTTATTTGGTCAGGGCACGTGGTCAGGAAAAAATGGATAACGGGCGTTATCACTTACATACAGCCATACATACATTACCACAGAGTATACATCGCAAAGACTGTGTCTTTGAAAGCCAACAGCTGTCATGTGTgtaatctgtctgtctccccgtcTCCAGGCGTACCACGGCCATGCCCAGGCTCTGGAGGTGTTGCTGCAGGGGGAGAGGGAAGTGGACCAGGGGGACGAGGCTGGTCGTACTCCACTGGCCCTAGCGGCCCTCAGGGGCCACACTGACTGTGTCCACACCCTCCTCAGCCAGGGGGCCTCGCCACGCACCACAGACACCAACAGGGGGCGCACCCCTGTACACCTAGCAGGTAATGGAGACCAGCGTGTTTGTGAGAATTTGAAAtactcttttttgttgttgtggtccctgtcacaggaggttggtggcacctacATTTTGGAGGATGGGcatgtggtaatgactggagctggagtggaatggtatcaaatacatcagacacatggtttccatgtgtttgatgccattccatttgctgcTCCATtctggacattattatgagccgttctcccctcagcagcctccacaggTCTGTGTGCACTAGATCTGTACTCAGTTTCCTCTGTctgactttctctctttctctctctccctcctctctgtcctgagTGATGAATGGCCATACTTCGTGTGTACGCCTCCTGCTGGATGACCAAGACAGTGCAGACCTGGTGGATGCTGCAGACTCTCGGGGACAGTGAGTTGACCAATCCATTCATATATCTATCTATTGTACATCTATTGGATTGGTTTTAGAAATATGTTGACCAttcatgtacactgaacaaaaatataaacactacttctgaagtgttggtcccatgtttcatcagctgaaattaaacatcccagaaatgttccatacacacaaagcttatttctctcaaagtttgtgcacaaatttgtttacatcattgttagtgagcatttctcctttgccacacctgtcattcacaggtggggcatatcaagaagctgattagacagcatgattattacacaggtgcaccttgtgctggggacaataaaaggacattCTAaaatacacaacacaatgccacagatgtctcaagttttgagggagtgtgtaattggcatgctgactgcaggaatgtccaccagaactattgccagagaattgaatgttaatttatctGTCATAAGCTGCATCCAacttagttttagagaatttggcagaacatccaaccatgtgtaaccacgccagcccaggactgccagatccggcttcttcacctgcgggattgtttgAGACCAGCCACTGGGACAGCTGATGagactgggtttgcacaaccaaaggatttctgcacaaactgtcagaaacgtctcagggaagctcatctgcgtgctcgttgtcctcaccagggtcttcgatgtccactggcacactggagaagtgtgctcttcactgatgaatcccggtttcaactgtaccgggcagatggcagacaccGTGTACGGCGTCGTGCGGGCGAGCggcttgctgatgtcaacgttgtgaacagagtgccccatggtggaagtggggttatggtatgggcaggaataagctatggacaacgaatacaattgcattttatcgatggcaatttcaatggaCACAGAGaaaccgtgatgagatcctgaggcccattgtcgtgccattcatccgccgccatcacctcatgtttcagcatgataatgcacggccccatgtcgcaaggatctgtacacaattcctggaagctgaaaatgtcccagttcttgaaTGAACAATATACTCATCGttcatgtcacccattgagcatgtttgggatgccctgggtcgacgtgtacaacagcgtgttccagttcctgacaatatctagcaacttcgcacagccattaaagaggagtgggacaacattccacaggccacaatcaacagcctgatcaactctgtgaagatgtcgtgctgcatgaggcaaatggtggtcacaccagatactgactggttttctgatccacacccctaccttttttttatggtatctgtgaccaacagatgcatatctgtattctcactcgtgaaatccatagatttgggcctaatgaatttatttcaattgactgatttccttatgccctaactcagtaaaatctatgaaattgttgcatgttgcgtttttctTTATTAATTTAGTATAGTTAGAAAGGGACTGGATAGGTATACGTTATATGGTAATATCTTGCGCTCAGCTTCCTCTCTGATAAGCGAGGTCAAATTTGCGCTGTATTGCATACACTCATCGAATCCTGTCAGATCTGATTGGATGGATGGAGGTAATATGATAATACTAGTGTGTTGGCTCTGATTTGGGATTGTGTCTACCGATCCGTTTTTCCTACTCTGActgtcccctctctgtccctgtcagGACTCCTCTGATGCTGGCGGTGGCAGGGGGACATGTGGACGCTGTGTCTCTGCTGCTGGAGAGAGAGGCTGCTGTAGACACAGCAGACAGCCATGGCCTGACCGCCTTGCACCTTggggtgagtgtttgtgtgtgtgattgtactGAATTCTGGGTAGCTTTTAACAACATGATCTCTTTGTCCAGTCTAAAAGTTTAAAGGTGCTCTCTGTCGCGTTCCcattttctcctcttcctcctcctcctcctcctcctcacccagtTGCTGTGTGGTCAGGAGGagtgtgtccagtgtctgttggagcaGGAGGCCTCTGTGTTGCTGGGGGACTCCAGGGGCCGAACAGCCCTCCATCTGGCTGCAGCGAGGGGCCACGCATCCTGGCTTGCTGAGCTGCTGAGTATCGCTTTTTCTGAACCGCCCACGCCCCGCCTCCGAGACCACCAGGGGTACACCCCCCTGCACTGGGCCTGCTACTATGGTCAGTCACTAGACCTACCTACTACACTGGGCCTGCTACTATGGTCAGTCACTAGACCTACCTACTACACTGGGCCTGCTACTATGGTCAGTCACTAGACCTACCTACTACACTGGGCCTGCTACTATGGTCAGTCACTAGACCTACCTACTGCACTGGGCCTGCTACTATGGTCAGTCACTAGACCTACCTACTGCACTGGGCCTGCTACTATGGTCAGTCACTAGACCTACCTACTGCACTGGGCCTGCTACTATGGTCAGTCACTAGACCTACCTACTGCACTGGGCCTGCTACTATGGTCAGTCACTAGACCTACCAACTGCAGGCCTGCCTCAAACCATGAATTTTTAGTTTGAATCTCCAATCAGTGTGCCTGAGGATTTTGTCTCTACGTATATATTTTATGTGAAATACCTTTTATGTTGGCATGTTGTAATAATCTTGTGTGTGTCCAGGTCACGAGGGCTGTGTGGAGGTACTGCTGGAGCAGAAAGGTTGTCGCTGTATCGATGGGAACCCCTTCACTCCCCTGCACTGTGCTGTGTAAGTCTTCACATACATGTACAAATTGCACAGTATTCCCCATAGATGTCAGTGTTGACTGTGTTTTGCCTCATGGACAACAGTGTTTACATTCTGTGTTTCGCTTCCCAGGGTGAATGATCATGAATCCTGTGCCGCACTACTGCTGGAGGCCATGGGATCAGACATCGCCAGCTGTAAGGATGCTAAGGATAGGTAGGTCgtcaccagtggtggaaaaagtacccaaatgtcatacttgagtaaaagtatagataccttaatagaaaagtgAGTCACTCATTAAAATTCTACTTGaggaaaagtctaaaagtatttggttttaaatatacttaagtatcaaaagtaaaagtataaataatttcaaattccttatattaagcaaaccaggccacatcattttcttgtttAATTTCTTTATTCACAGAttgccaggggcacgctccaacactcagacataatttacaaatgaaacgtttgtgtttagtgagtccgccaggtcagaggcagtagggatgaccagggatgttctcttgataagtgtgtgaattggaccattttcctgtcctgctaagcattcaaaatgtaacgagtacttttgagtgTTAGGGAAAAAGTACattatcttctttaggaatgtagtgaagtaaaaggtgtaaaaaaatataaatagtaaagtacagatgcatcaaaaaCTAAagtaatactttaaagtatttttacttaagtactttacactactgGTCGTCACACACCCGATTCAGATACATATTGGAGTTGCCCTGGATCAGATGGAGCTGTATCGAACA
The DNA window shown above is from Salmo salar chromosome ssa25, Ssal_v3.1, whole genome shotgun sequence and carries:
- the LOC106586375 gene encoding serine/threonine-protein phosphatase 6 regulatory ankyrin repeat subunit B isoform X2 — protein: MAVLKLVEQPPLVQAIFNGDPEEIRMLIYKSEDINALDPDKRTPLHAAAFLGDAEITELLILSGARVNAKDNMWLTPLHRAVASRSEEAVRVLIRHSADVNARDKNWQTPLHVAAANNALRCAEVIIPLLSSVNVSDRGGRTALHHAALNGHTEMVNLLLAKGANINAFDKKDGRALHWAAYMGHLGVVCLLVSQGAEVSCKDKRGYTSLHTAASNGQIAVVKHLLNLAVEIDEANAFGNTALHLACFNGQDAVVSELIDYGANVSQPNNKGFTPLHFAAASTHGALCLEFLVNNGADVNVQSRDGKSPLHMTAVHGRFTRSQTLIQNGGEIDSVDKDGNTPLHIAARYGHELLINTLITSGADCTRRGVHGMFPLHLAAMNAHSDCCRKLLSSGFQIHTPDALGRTCLHAAAAGGNVECVKLLLSSGGDHNRRDKCGRTPLHYAAASRHYQCLETLVSCGTCINATDQWGRSALHYAAASDLDRRRRQALEPESEGVQAEKEKEAALCLEFLLQSGATASLKDKQGYSPVHYAAAYGHRHCLELLLDRDESHQEDPESLSARSPLHLAAYHGHAQALEVLLQGEREVDQGDEAGRTPLALAALRGHTDCVHTLLSQGASPRTTDTNRGRTPVHLAVMNGHTSCVRLLLDDQDSADLVDAADSRGQTPLMLAVAGGHVDAVSLLLEREAAVDTADSHGLTALHLGLLCGQEECVQCLLEQEASVLLGDSRGRTALHLAAARGHASWLAELLSIAFSEPPTPRLRDHQGYTPLHWACYYGHEGCVEVLLEQKGCRCIDGNPFTPLHCAVVNDHESCAALLLEAMGSDIASCKDAKDRTPLHAAAFSGHVDCVQLLLAHDAPVDAVDQSGRSALMMAAEKGGVGAVEVLLTSANASLGLVDQIGNTALHLACSSGKEDCVLFILERLKDTVLIGATNAALQTPLHLAARSGLKQAVQDLLSRGASVQMLDENGLTPALACAPSREVADCLALILATMMPFCSPCSSGVPSPGSLLRALSRQKGSRDPRSPKAPSGPSSEGSASQGTTENDSDSETF